Within the Miscanthus floridulus cultivar M001 chromosome 2, ASM1932011v1, whole genome shotgun sequence genome, the region AGAGTGGCCATGGCCGACCAAGggggctatttataagccccaccacaaaatagagccattaccccttggAGCTGGTTTCTGCGAGGCCACCGAACACGGCGGTGGTGGCACTggacatggggtggcggtgccccccaaCGGTCGACTCAACGACTAGTTTGACTAGCCAAGCGGGCACCAGACATGCTAcggtggcaccaccctagggaGGGTGGTGACCAAGCCACCCGAGACCCCCTCTCTAGAAAAATAGGGCGGTGGCACCGGACACAGGGTGCGGTGCCCTGTCCGGTGACCACCCTCGGTTCCCTCGCTCTCTGAATAAaaatggcggtgcaccgccctactAGTGGCGGTGACCAAGCGGTGCACCACCCTCGCTGAGGCAGTGAACACCGGCCACGGCGGTGACCGTGCCCACGTAGCTTCTCAGGATACTGCCAGGTGGGCACTAccataggggtggtggtgccaccggacAGGGGGTGATGGTGCCCCTAGGGCACCACTTCAAGCGTAGTTTCGTCTCCTTTTCTGCTCCTTTTCACCAcctttacaaatgtgccaacaccacaagtgtttcaccatcacatgcaagtgtgttagcattttcacaatcatttttcaaaggttaatcacttctcaccAATTGTGCACAAGGCCTAAAATACATACGTAAGTTTTCCAATACCTAgtagcactagatgatcgagttgtctgataagagctcccctcttaatagtatgaccatctatcctaaatgtgatcacactctctatagtgtcttgatcaccaaaacaaaatggccctatagatatcacctttgccttgagtccattttgtttttctctttcttctttttccaaagtccggagcttgatcatcacatgtgtccacaccatcaccatgatcttcatttcatgtggccatctccatccatgagtgccactTAGCTCCATCACTTAggttggaccaacctatctcacatccacacttagagcatagggttagttcaaataggtttcatcaattttccaaaaccaaactagggtttTCACCAAGAAAGGAATTATGGAAAATCAAAGCACGAGTCGCTAGAATATGGGATGTAATCTTGCTCGGTAGCGGCGAACAAGTCAGTCTTGATATGACCCTTATTGATCATCAGATATAATATTTTTTCATCGTGTTTATAATGGTTTTGGATTACTTCTGATTtatatgataatgataataaaatGCAGGATACAAAAAACATTGAGTTATCAATAAGGCATATATAGAAAAATTCAAACCACTAATCGAAGAAGGTAAAGTTTATATCATTACAAATGTCAAAGTCACAGCAGCTGCACAAAAATATCGACCAGTGGAGAATGATAAGGTACTCAACTTCTTGCCCACAACTAATATAAAGAAGATCAAAGATACAATAGTTTCCAGTTTTTTCAGTACAGACATGCTTTCTAACGttatatttttatgtttttcctCTCATTCGATCACTATTTGATAACAACTCATATTTATGTATCATAGATATCATAAGAGTTGCAACACACATTGAACCATTGAAGAAACCAGAACATACTTCAGAATAACCAAAATTCATGATATTGTGCTTTTATCGAGTAGGTTTCTTTTCTTCTTAATCTACCAAACTTTAAAGGTTTACATGCATGCTACTGTAGCAACCCTAATAAACTAATGAATTGAAGATATTTCCTTATGTTTTTGCACACCTTAAATTAGATTAATTTTCCTAATGTTTTAGCACATCTTAAACTAAATTATTTTTCACTTCGGAATTTGTAGTGGATCGAAAAGAAGTAAAGGCTCAGCTTTGGGTGAAAAAGTTGAGCAAATTGATAAGAGGGCAAAATCTCATATCTTTGCAATAACATCTACAACTATGAAAAAATTTGACAATAAGTCTTCATTtaataaagtaatcaatgtactACAACCGAAATATAGTATAGGACTAAGTGAACAACTAAGTAGAGAACATATATCAATTAAGGCCAAAGTCTTAAAAGATAGTGGAGATACAAGAGCTTTACCATCTTCTAAAAAGTACTCAGGAACCTAGAGCTAAACTCAACTCACTCTAACTCCCAACTATACTACAACTACAATACTAATACTATGACTATATCTTGAGAGAGTGGTGAGGCTTGCTCCTTGTGGTGTGTGTTTCAAGTGAGAGGGGCACCTCCTATTTATAGCCTTGAGAGAGTGAGGAGGTGGGCCCTTCAATCCATGTGAAAGCATCCCAcatgcccttggatcaaactgccATTCCACCAACACATGAGATTGATCCATTTTGTGTTAGCTTGGGTGTGTGAAAAGATGAGGTGGTTCGGTGGAGTTGGTGGGGTCGGGCGACGCCCCCCTGCCCCCCTTACTTCGAGCGACCAGCCCTAAGGAGTGGGGCTTCCCCCTTCTGTGTAGTGGTCCTTGAGGTGCTTAGGAGCGTGGGTATGAAGTTTGGTGTGCATTTGATCACCGAAGTAGGAATGGTGGACCCAAGGATTCATGTGTAGCTTCATCCAGACGTTTGATCATGAAATGACATGCAACCAACGATGGGATGAGCTTGAGAGTGTGTTTCTTCATCATGGGTTGAGTTGGGAGGTCAGAGGGGGCCAAGCCTAGGTTGATCGACTCATATTGACTTCAGGCGACCCACTAAGGAGCCCATTTTGGCTCCATTTCCACTAGCGGGCTTTGTAGATTAGTAGTTCCCAAAATATATGCATTTGACCTTTTATTCCACATTAGAAGTATAGGTTATGTTTATAATTCATCTTAAAAGTACACTCTGTTGGCGGTAAAAGTGGTGTATAATGACCGTCAACACTGCTCTTCTTTGTGTGTATCAGTTCCACTCTTTTGTGTGTTGATTTCTCTATGTTCTAAGCTAGACCTCATCATTCCTAGTGTCATTTGTCATATGTTGGTATGTATTATCTAGGTGATTAGAAGAGATGTGGTTTGTGCTGAAACTGGAGCATAGGCTAAGTTCTTTCCTGACGACAAGAATTTTGATTAACTCTTATTCACCTATCTCCCTCCGCTTGCCATTTCGAAGGAATCCTTGGGTCTGTTTAACATTGCGGAAGAAAGTGCTATAAAATTTGAGTCTAAGTTATTGCAAGAATGTGATACGGTGATatgcgagctagtctacttgctTTCTAGTAAGTGTTGTCTTAgagtttttcttttaaaaaaagaaTATTCACAAGTTTATTCTATGGGAAAAAAATTCCTACCTGAGCTACATGTTTCactttcataagacatatatatatatatatatatatatatatatatatatatatatatatatatatatatatatatatatacactactactactactacctactATTGTGTTAAATTTTGTCGAGGTTCGAGCCTTTACAAGGTCTTGTCCTTCAAAACTAATCATTTTCATGTTTACCTTTGATTGTTAGCCATACTATGCTAGGTAAGAGCATCTCCATTAGTTTCCAAAACCCACTTCTAAGAGCATCTCCGTTAGTTTCCAATAAAGCAATTGATAAATCAATGAGTTTTCCAAGTGGCTAAAAAATATTGGGAGCACATTTGTTGGGTTCCTTGAACAATTTCCAAAATCTCACTTCTAAAATATGGAAGGCAATTTTGCATCAGAATCTTGGACTATTTCCAAATTACCGTAACCACTTTTATACTTTCTCACTCTTGCACATTTACATTAAGAACTCTAACCAATTACTTATTCTTTTTCACGTCCTTCCAAACATCTAGATTGGCTGATTGATACGCGCGCATATATTTCCACACGATTGAGTCGATTTTTCCAAGTGCGGAAAGGTTAGGAGTTGAGATAGGGAATTACTGCATAGCAGTTTTTTTTAATCTCACCAAAAAATCAAGATTGGGAGTGggttttggaaactcttggagacgCTCAATCTTGATTTTGGGGCAATATTGGAAAATAACGCTCACCAATAATTTCTTATCTCAACTCCTAACTTTTCTGCACTTGGAAAATCCGATCACGCAGAAATATACAGAGCGTATAATGAGCTAATCCCAAGGTGGAAGGAAGTGGGGAAGATTAAGAAGTAAGTACAAGGTTACCGATACATacgtacaagagagaaagaaagtataaaaGTGGTCGAGTATTTTGGAAATAATTTGGAATTTCTGATGcaaaattgttttttatttttttaggagTGATATTTTATTTTAGAAACAGTGTGCCCCAACTATTTTTAGCCACTTAAAAAAATTCActgatttataattttttttgaactATTGGAGATGTTGTAAGTATTGTTCTTCAAAACTTCACGTTTACCTTTGATTGCTAGCCAAAGTATGTTTGGTTATGCTAAACTGTACATCATATTCAAACTTAGGCATTCACCGTACACTCCACAATATAACCATTCAATCTTCTTTCACGGATCTTCGCACCCATCCACAAATAATTGGTCTTAAAATAAAAACTCGTTTTTCCCTAAGAGTACAGCTAATTTTTTGTTAATTGGTCTTCAAACAAAAACTTGTTTTCCCTAAGTACAGCTAAATTTCTGTTGCAGAAAGACATGGGAGCTAAAATAATTTCATAACTTCGGTTACATTTCTGTTTTAACTGTACTAATAAATTAGATTCATGTTCCTCATAAATTGGCGGTTTCTGTCATCAATGCAATAAACAGCCTTGAGTTTTCTTTTACCCCACTTTTGTTTTAACCCATTTCAGTTCAGCATCCAAATCTGGCTCTCTTTCCTTGAGCTATGGCGACATCATGTCCAACGCTCCCCTTTGATGAAGCACGGTGGATCATCCGAATTCGCCGGATCTTCGATGAGGAGATCGAGGTCGATGAGGATCAGCCCATCTGCGTGTTTGATGTCCCCAAGCCTCTGCTGAGCACGAAACCTGAAGCTTACATCCCTCAGCTGGTGGCCCTTGGCCCATACCACCATTGCCGCGAAGAACTCTGTGACATGGAGAGGTACAAGCTCTCGGCGGCAAAGCGAGCCCAGAGCCACCTCCCGGGCATGGACTTCCAACGGCTTGTTGATGTCTTCACGAAACTAGAGCATCTAGTTCGTGCGCACTATCACAGGTGAGGTGAGACACACTACACACATCGTTATCTTAATTTCGTTCATACTTGGAGAACTTCTGATCTTTCTTGTTTGTAGGCATCTGAACCTGAGCAACGAGGCACTAGGGTGGATGATGGCCATCGACGTGTCCTTCCTCCTCGAGTTCCTGCAGACTTTCAGCAAGAACAACGGTAACCAGCAGAGAGCGCTGCAGAGGATCCCCTCCAGGATGTCACATTTGGTAGAGCCCTCTCGCAGGACATCCTCGCATAGCATGCTGCTCCGCGACGTAGTCATGCTGGAGAACCAGGTCCCTCTCTTCCTGCTCCTGAAGGCGATCGAGTCCCGATGCTCGACGGCGGCGCAACCGCCGGCGCAATCCGTGCTGAGCTCCATGCTGTTTGGGTTCTTTCAGGAGGTCTCCATGTTCAGAGGGATTGGTCGTCCATGCACCGACGCCAATCGGCATGTCCACTTGCTTGATTTCCTCTACTCAAACATGGTGCCTAGATGTACTGAAGAATCACATGGCACAGAAGAAGGCGGAGACGAGTCGTGCCATGATCACAGAAAGAGTACACTGAATTCAGTCATGGACTTGCTCGTCAGTCGTGGCTCAAAGATCGTGTCAGTGATAGTAGATTTCCTGCTGAGGGTTCTCCTCAAGTTTATAGCCAGCCTTCCTTGCCTCTCGGTGCTCGGAGAACCCATCGAGCAGCTGACGCAGCACGCGGCCGAGACAAGCGGCGGCACACCAGGTGTTCAGGACAAGGACAGATCGCCTCTGCTCGAAGAGATCGCGGTGCCATCCGTCGCCGAGCTAGCGTACACCGGCGTCAGGTTCTGCCCGACGGTCGGCGACCTCTCCATGGTCGACTTCTGCCCGGCCACCGCGACGCTGCACCTCCCGGTGATCGGCGTCGACGTCAACAGCGAGGTGGTGCTGCGGAACCTGGTGGCGTacgaggcggcggcggggctcGGGCCACTCGTCCTCGCGCGCTACGTGGAGCTGATGAACGGGATCATCGACACCGAGGAGGACGCGCGGATGCTGAGGGAGTGCGGCGTCGTGCTGAACTACCTCAAGAGCGACCGGGAGGTGGCCGAGCTGTGGAACGGCATGACGAGGTCCGTGAGGTTGACGAGGGTGCCCGCGCTGGACAAGGTCATCGACGACCTCAACAGGCATTACGGCGGCTGCTGGAAGGTGAGGGTCCGGACGTTCGTGAAGGCGCGTCTCCTTGGCTCCAGGGAGCTGCTCGCCTGTGTCGCCGTGGTCTTGCTCTTCCTCTTCGTTGCCCTCCAGGCGTTCTGCGTGCTTCGTGGCTGCGTCCCTATCTCGTACGGGATGGCCAGCAGAAAATTTGGCGCCTCATGAGAACTATCTTGTCAGAACATTCCATTTCCACCAACGATAATGCGTCCCTGTCCCTGCCATTAGCCCATTAATCAGCTGTAGACAATGCACTTTGAATCCACGGCTCCCATTCATGCACCACGGATACAATTGTTTTTGTGTTCCCTTTTCTGCCACTTTGGCACCTATGTAACGTGTAAAGATTTGATGGGTACTCGTTTGAAGCTTGCTTCATATCATAACTTGAAAGTTGAAACGCTTTCAACGGTTTGCCAACATACGTTAGATTCTCTCGTCTTTTCTACTAAATTTTGAGGAAACATTTATAACTATTGGAATCACTCAAGGATAGAGAATCAGATTCTCTCATATTTTTAACTCTTCTGGCTTTTTAGATAATtatttttactatgcatctagatataatatatatttaaataCGTAGCAAAAAGTGTGTACCTTTAAAAGGTAAAACGActaataatttggaacggagagagtactaTATTTTGAGGAAACATTCATAACTATTGGATCAATTCACTCGAGGATAGCAATAAGAGGTGAAGAATGATTGCGGAGGCTAAAAACAAATTTTATTACTTTCCTCTAAACATATAAAACCTAAATACACCTTGTTTTTCATATCTAGACACAATGATGTTTTACTAGTGAAAGAGATGTTGGTTCAAAACCATAACTCTGACTAATCCCAAATTTGAATGGAACAAAATGAATACAATTCTTGAATTAATCCAACAAGAATTATGTCAATCATATTTATAAATAAATCGATATTAAATTTGCAATCAGATGGCTTAGCACTCGGGGATTCAAAATTTATATTAGTTCAGGCGTcaatgccctatgtctagtcgggTGTGTCCAACCATGTTACTTAGCACCAATGACTCAAATGTTTGCAGCGTTGGTTACAAACCAAAGGGTGAGAGAGAGCTCCGGGAGCTATGGAGAGGTTGTAGGTGTTTTGGAGGGACCAGAAGGAGGTAAAAAAGATCGAAGAAGAAGGAAGGGGAACCCTTGCCCTTTCTCGTATAGTCGAATGGGCATGGTTACATAAAGCAGTGGGTTCTCACATGTCGTCTAGTCTTGAAGGACCCTTCGGCAGTCGTCATCATGTCTTGTCCTACCACTAACGTTATCATGTCCGAGGTCATGGAGGAAGTTGTGGGAAGCGGCAGTCACACTTGTCTGCCCACGCCTGAGTTGGTAGAATACGGCTGCCGCAGTGACTGATGATGACTGTCCCATCCCCTGTTCGGCTGTTCCCCACAGGGTCGCTGTAGGGCAGGGCATGTCGTGTTGTCCCACGTACTTGTCACGTCCTCGGTATCGCGGTGCATGATGATCCCATCAAGGACATTGTGTTGTAAGGAACTTTGACCCTCGCTCAGAAGGAATCAAGCTCATCCGATCACCTCCTCACTGGGTCAAAGCCCCTTCTCAGAACCCGAGTCATGTGGATATACAAGAGGCCAGTCGAAAACCCTGTCACATATGTAGTAGTAGTTATCCAACATTTCATATCAATGCATACATGCAAACTTGAAGCCAAACCACTTAATCACATATGTAGAGGGAGGGCTATTGCTACCAAGTCGAATTTTGTGGTATTTATCCGACATATAACAATTTCTTCATGCTATGGATAAGTAGCACAAGATCCAAGCCAACTTAGCAATTTACACTTGTATGAATTGTTAGGTTGTCATTGATTATCAAAAGGGGGAGAGAGATGTAGGCACCACCCACCCTCGTCGCCACCGGAGGAGGAGGCACTCAGAGGAGGATGCATCTCCGTCTTGCAAACGTCACCCttccccaccgccgccgaaggaGAAGGCGGCAGATCCACAGGACTCGTCCTGCTCCAGCTCCGGTGTACGAGCGAGGAGAGGCGAAGGTGGGGCTCGAGCGGGTGGAGGCCAAGTGGAAGCTGCGTTGAGCTAAGGAATGAGAGAATCGAGGGATTTTGTCCACAGCTCGTTGCTATCCGATTTCGAGTTGACATTGAAACGAGGCAAGAGAGTGAATCACGAGCAAATAAGTCGCTCGAGAATCATGGCGTTTGGCACGGTTGGGCGGTTTCCCTCACCTAGAATTGGTTGAGAAGCCGCCCCCAAACTATATGGAGAGTATGGAAACTTTTAATTCAAAACTTCATAAAAAATATTACAAATATCAACGCCTATGTATATGCAACTACACCCACTTATCTATATCTTTTATAATGCTAATCCCCACTATGAGTTCTATCTCAACATGTAAGTCATCTACATCATCTCCCACTAACTATCCAAATCATCTCTGACTAATAGCCATGTCATCTCACTCAAATTCATTGCAAAATCTTTGCAATCCCCGCAACAACGTGCATGATATCTTCTAGTTATATAGGTAAACATGCACGTCCTTGACAACGAGAGAGTTTGATAAAGTGAGCACAAGCACCAAGATTACGGGCACATCGGCGCTTACTGTAAAGAAAAATAGGATTGTTCCTTTTCTCAAATATTTTGGGTTTTTTTATTCAAAATATTTTTTATTGTTTTACAAACTTAACAAGATCCAATTTTTAACAAAAGGATAGCTTTCACAATTTCGTTTTGTAATTATAAAATACTTACAAATTGCAAGTAATATGTGAAAACAGCATACTCTCACTTCACAAAGGTACATACTTTTTCTAGCATCATTAAATTATCGAATGTTTACTTTTCTCTCGTACTCTATACATTATTTGCTACCGGAGTTAAATTGTTCGTGCTTGCACTAGAATCTGGCTGCTCAAACAAGACGCGTCCTAGGGGAAAGGGGAAAAAATGCtgcgaaagaaaaagagaatttaAAATAGCCGAAGGGGCAAGAAATGTTCCGGTGGAATGGGAAAGCGAGGAAAATAAAATGAAGCCCACTAAGAATAGGCAGCCAGACCACGGGGCCCCTTCGTCCACCTCCGGCCGAGCGGTGCCGCCACTTCTGTGTTCCCTCCGAAAAGGCAAAAACCCTAGCAAAAACCACTGCCCCAATCCAAATCCCCGTTCCCTCCACTCCACTTCCCTCCCAAAATTTCAAACCCCGAATCGAAGCTATCATGTGCGAGCGCTCACCTACCCCACGTTGATTGGAAGAACAGGTCCGACCTCACCTACCCAATTTTTCCTCCTCCAAAAAATTTCAAATAATTATTCGACCCCGCCGCCATCCCGTCCGCCCTACAAATCCCGCCAGCATGCGCTCCATCTGCGTCATGCGGTCGCTgctcgccgctgccgctgccgccaccgcccCCACCGCCCTCCGCGCCTGCGCTTTCCCATCGCGGCCGCCGCTCCTCTCTCTACCTTTTCGCCGGGGCCGTGCTGCCAGGAACATGCTTGGCGCGGCGAGGTCGGTCTCTGTGGCGGTCCAGTCGCGAGCCGGCGGCGGTGCGGCTACAGAGGTCCGGGTGGCTCATTCCGGCGAGATCCATGTCATCGTCGGCCCCATGTTCGCCGGCAAGACCACTGCGCTCCTCCGCCGGGTCCAGGCTGAGGCCGGCAACGGAAGGTACGGAAAACGCCGGCGACGCTGTGCCTTTCCCTTGTGATTACTTGTCTTGCTGGCAGAGCGGGCCCGCTTGCTAGTGACCTCTCTTCCGGGTTTTTTTTTGGCTCAGAAAAGGTTTGGCTACGAGGAAAAAATGGTCTTTTTGGTGTCATATATAATGTAGTTAATGCTGGCCATCGCTGCAATTTATGAGCTTACATTTGTCAATCGGCCTGTTCACTAgttggtttttgggctggtttggactggctggtgctggtttattgtgagagaaaaatactgttggctggctggtttgggctagctgaaaccaaccagcgaacaggctgaatatcttGCTCGGGAAGCAGTGTATTTGTCTTTTGTCCTGGTCTTCACTGTCCAGTGATGACATGGTACATAATCTTACTGTTTGTTGTACAGAAAATTCCATAGACTCAGCTAGTCAAAGTACTGCCATAACAGATGAGCTTCTTGGgtaagctatgttgttttttagTCTCCAATTTTCAGGTGCTTTCTCTGCAAATCCACAAAATGAAATTTAGACAGTTCATTTGACCATTCTCTGGGCAGTTCTAGAACAGTTTGATATGATACCATATTGTGAGGTCACTGCTGTCGTGTTGAATTCATATACATGTAATTCTATTCTTAGGTGTACATCACATAGTCATACACATGGGAAAACTGAAATTTGGTTGCCTTGACTGGTTCTATGTCTTGgattaaaaattttcatttctgaCCTTTTCACGGTGTCATTATAGGAGTGTGGCACTAATAAAGTCTGACAAGGACAACCGCTATGGATTGGATTCTGTTGTGACTCATGACGGTACAAAGATGGCATGCTGGGCCTTGTCAGAACTGTCAAGTTTTCATGACAAATTAGGAATTGAGGCCTACAATAAGGTTTGTTCAAACACATGTTCTCTTAATTTGCATGTTGGTATCCTATCCATGAACTCTACTACCATGCGTATATTTTGAATAGTTCACATTGGTGCATCAGGCATTATATTGCTAGTGCCCATCAATATTATTTTCTTGAACAAAGAAATCTTGAGAATCATGACAGTGAACTCAGCTGGTGGTGCTGGGGAAGTATAGAACACATTTATTTGGAGTAATTCACAGATTAAAAACAAGGGCAAGTTATGAAGGACCATATGGTGATTATTCTACTATAGCTTGAATATCTTATTATGGGTCAATCCTGATTCCCGATAAGTTTTAGCGACCCACCAAGATGAACACCTAAGCTTGCAGCTTTATAAATTTAATTATGTTTAATAAATGTGATATTATTTCCTTACTGGTTTACTGGCGTTGTGCAACCAATTGCCAGTCCTTGTTCGATTGCTATTGGTTGTCTAATATGATTTGATCCCAGTAGAACATACTACTAGCTGTAGTGCCTCAGTAGTGTTTCTTTAAAACTGAAACCTTCTGATCATTTACTTAAGCATGACCACATTACAGACCTGTACAACATGTACAGCACAGGTAAACAGGCCTCCCCAAAGATTAGGGCCCCCAAAAGCAGTAGTTAATTGAATAGTTGTATAGGTTGAGATTGTCAAGTAAAGCAAGACTGCAGCAGCGGTTACTCCAACCTTAATCCACTTCTCTGGCTTACTTCACCGCACAGGCACACATACTTTTTTTCCCCTTCTCACTTTCTTGTGTTCTTTTACTCTCTCTGCTCAACCCTCATCTATCATCCTAAACGgggaaaaaaaaggaaaggaaagcaTTTCTTTCATCTGATTTTTGCTGATCATTGTTCTGTGGCCTCCACTTTGTTGAAACTTGAAAACTATCCATAAGAGCTAAGCCTTTGCGTATTTTGCAAGCTTGTGCCCACACAAATTCGGACAGACATTGATCAACTTTCTCTTTAGCCATATGCATAAGATGCCATGAGATTATGAGAAACTTTGCACCTAGTTCAGATGTAAGCTTGCGCCTTTGTAGACAAGCTAACGGCTTTAAATGGTCGTTGCCTAGCCCCTTGGGTAACGCCTTGATGCCACTCTAATGCCTAGTTCATTTGTTATCAGAAGCGTATTTGGTTTGCAAGTTTTTCTTCATATAGCTATAAAACTAGCGCTTAGAGATGTTGTGATTGTGTGTTATCCaaaatgatatacagttatgatgaggcagtgattcATTAGCATGTAAACTTGCACTCTTCTTGTCACAGTAATTTGTAGTTTTCAATATGTTCCTGGGAAGTTTATGACCTATAACATTAAGGTGTTTTCTTTGTTTGTTAATGTTATTAAGTTATATGTGTAATCTGGATAATCCATTAGGGAACCCCATAAGCTTTCTTAGTTTAGTTGTGAGGGTCCCCTAGATGGTGCTATGTCTATTTGTATATTGTAGCCTTTTTGATATTGAAATGATTAATATTGAAAAAGACAAAGAtataataaaaaaaaggaaaaatctgactggataaaaaaaaaatctgtaGTTGTTATGTTTAGTGTCTTAAGCAGGATCTATGTATCATGCTAACAATGGTTCACGGATTctttaaagggcgtacccagtgcagtgagctcccgctctgtgcggggtctggggaagggtgtcagtggcaagccttaccctcgcctgtgcaatgtgaggagaccgtgactcgaaccctggacctttcggtcacaggcggtaagactctaccgcttgcaccaggcccgcccttcggtTCATAGATTCTTTGTTCTCGCATAAACCGCGAAAAATGCATTTTCTGCTTTAAGATTTGTTTGTCTGCACTTATTACATTATCAAAAACCTCATGACCCCACTGTTCCATCAGTGTGGGATATCCCCTGAAAGATGTCTCACCAATGCCATGATACCCAGCCAAAAGTCTGGTTGAGATATTTTCTGCTGACCTTACTGCACACATGACATGGCTACTGAAATAGGTCCTCTTCTAGACATTTTGTAAATCACTGAAATTGGTTTTTGCAGGTAGATGTTATAGGTATTGATGAGGCCCAGTTCTTTGATGATCTTTATGATTTCTG harbors:
- the LOC136539497 gene encoding putative UPF0481 protein At3g02645, translated to MMAIDVSFLLEFLQTFSKNNGNQQRALQRIPSRMSHLVEPSRRTSSHSMLLRDVVMLENQVPLFLLLKAIESRCSTAAQPPAQSVLSSMLFGFFQEVSMFRGIGRPCTDANRHVHLLDFLYSNMVPRCTEESHGTEEGGDESCHDHRKSTLNSVMDLLVSRGSKIVSVIVDFLLRVLLKFIASLPCLSVLGEPIEQLTQHAAETSGGTPGVQDKDRSPLLEEIAVPSVAELAYTGVRFCPTVGDLSMVDFCPATATLHLPVIGVDVNSEVVLRNLVAYEAAAGLGPLVLARYVELMNGIIDTEEDARMLRECGVVLNYLKSDREVAELWNGMTRSVRLTRVPALDKVIDDLNRHYGGCWKVRVRTFVKARLLGSRELLACVAVVLLFLFVALQAFCVLRGCVPISYGMASRKFGAS
- the LOC136539498 gene encoding thymidine kinase-like produces the protein MRSICVMRSLLAAAAAATAPTALRACAFPSRPPLLSLPFRRGRAARNMLGAARSVSVAVQSRAGGGAATEVRVAHSGEIHVIVGPMFAGKTTALLRRVQAEAGNGRSVALIKSDKDNRYGLDSVVTHDGTKMACWALSELSSFHDKLGIEAYNKVDVIGIDEAQFFDDLYDFCCKAADRDGKIVVVAGLDGDYKRKKFGSVLDIVPLADSVTKLTARCELCGRRAFFTLRKTQETKTELIGGADVYMPVCRQHYMDGQIVIEATRIVLDLDRSTVTEKALK